In Symmachiella dynata, the following are encoded in one genomic region:
- a CDS encoding 3-hydroxyacyl-CoA dehydrogenase NAD-binding domain-containing protein: MAIMWHYDEPVDGLLHVRIDRADRPVNSFSRATLEELRDLLVHVRNEDSIQGVAFCSGQPGNFIVGADVTEMKDLDGEDAAREMSQFGQKVFDQLAALKVPTVALISGACLGGGLEFAMACKYRLADKHPKTQLGLPEVMLGLIPGWGGTVRLPKLIGLIDALPMMLTGKMLNGFQARSKGLVHDVLPNEGLERAGIQVLKSGLPKISKRKPPLWKRIANNFGPIKKYILNKAEQQVQRQTRGHYPAPLKVIESLREQIASGTDSGFDVEANAIAQLGQSPVTRELMRLFFLSEAAKKPPEDLTVKPDASAVTDAAVLGAGAMGAGIALLLARKNVWTRLKDINAKAVSAGLQTINGLLNKDLARKRITPLERTRTLDHLRPITDYSGLKRTDIVIEAIVENLEIKREVFRDLAEATGPDTVLATNTSSLTVSDIAEGMSRPQRIVGLHFFNPPQQMKLVEIIRTPYTNDAAIATAFATVQKLGKTGIVVGDCAGFLVNRILAPYMNEVGYLLEEVAEPLEIDRAATEFGMVMGPIKMADLVGLDIAAHVAANMHAAYGDRMKSATLWTKLGEMRAKSGGGKRLIQGTGKKKQLAPDVTEAIEQMRRSGPSGISATLSREVIIQRLIYPMINEAARCLEEGIASKPDDIDLAMVLGTGFAPFRGGPLQYADSVGIQHVCETLDKFAEKMVRMTPCAKLREMAKGNEKFSDAKVAAPAA, translated from the coding sequence ATGGCCATCATGTGGCACTATGACGAACCGGTGGACGGTTTGTTGCATGTGCGGATTGATCGTGCTGATCGGCCGGTGAATTCGTTTTCGCGGGCGACCTTAGAGGAGCTGCGCGATCTGTTGGTGCACGTGCGCAACGAGGATTCGATTCAGGGCGTCGCTTTTTGCAGCGGACAGCCGGGCAACTTTATCGTGGGTGCCGATGTCACCGAGATGAAGGACCTGGATGGCGAAGATGCGGCGCGCGAGATGTCGCAGTTCGGCCAAAAGGTGTTTGACCAGTTGGCGGCGCTCAAAGTGCCCACTGTAGCGTTGATATCCGGCGCCTGCTTGGGCGGCGGATTAGAATTCGCCATGGCCTGCAAATATCGTCTCGCCGACAAACATCCTAAGACACAGTTGGGACTGCCGGAAGTGATGCTGGGGTTGATTCCCGGTTGGGGAGGCACGGTCCGGTTGCCCAAACTCATCGGACTGATCGACGCGCTACCGATGATGCTCACCGGAAAAATGCTCAACGGCTTTCAAGCACGCTCCAAGGGATTGGTGCATGATGTGCTCCCCAACGAAGGGTTAGAACGCGCCGGTATTCAAGTGTTGAAATCGGGCTTGCCGAAAATATCTAAGCGCAAGCCCCCGTTGTGGAAACGTATCGCCAATAATTTTGGCCCCATAAAAAAATACATCCTCAATAAAGCCGAACAACAGGTCCAACGTCAAACACGGGGTCATTATCCCGCACCGCTGAAAGTGATTGAATCACTCCGCGAACAAATCGCCTCCGGAACCGATAGCGGCTTTGATGTCGAAGCGAATGCGATCGCGCAGCTTGGGCAAAGTCCGGTCACACGAGAATTGATGCGGCTATTCTTTCTCAGCGAAGCGGCCAAAAAGCCGCCTGAAGATTTGACCGTTAAACCGGACGCAAGCGCCGTGACCGATGCGGCTGTTTTGGGCGCCGGAGCGATGGGGGCTGGAATCGCGCTATTGCTGGCCCGTAAGAATGTCTGGACGCGGCTGAAGGACATCAACGCCAAAGCGGTTTCCGCAGGTCTGCAGACAATCAATGGGTTGCTAAATAAAGATCTCGCACGTAAGCGGATTACGCCACTTGAACGAACGCGTACGTTGGATCATTTGCGGCCGATCACCGACTACAGTGGATTGAAGCGCACGGACATCGTCATTGAGGCGATCGTTGAAAACCTCGAGATCAAACGCGAAGTCTTTCGCGACCTGGCTGAAGCAACCGGTCCGGATACGGTGTTGGCGACCAATACGAGTTCGCTGACCGTTTCCGATATCGCTGAAGGCATGTCCCGTCCGCAGCGGATTGTGGGCCTGCATTTTTTCAATCCTCCGCAACAAATGAAACTGGTGGAGATCATTCGCACGCCCTACACCAACGATGCGGCGATCGCCACTGCATTTGCCACGGTGCAAAAACTCGGCAAGACAGGGATCGTTGTCGGGGATTGCGCCGGCTTTTTGGTGAATCGCATTCTAGCGCCCTATATGAACGAAGTCGGCTATTTGCTCGAGGAAGTCGCTGAACCGTTGGAAATCGACCGTGCGGCAACCGAGTTTGGAATGGTGATGGGGCCGATCAAAATGGCCGATCTGGTCGGCTTAGATATCGCCGCCCACGTCGCCGCCAACATGCACGCCGCTTATGGCGACCGCATGAAATCGGCCACGCTGTGGACCAAGTTGGGTGAGATGCGCGCCAAATCGGGCGGCGGCAAACGCCTGATCCAAGGAACCGGCAAGAAGAAACAACTCGCCCCGGACGTGACAGAAGCCATTGAGCAAATGCGGCGGAGCGGTCCGTCGGGAATTAGTGCCACGTTATCGCGTGAGGTGATCATCCAACGGTTGATCTATCCCATGATCAACGAAGCAGCCCGCTGCCTGGAAGAAGGCATCGCCTCAAAGCCGGATGATATTGACTTGGCGATGGTCCTGGGAACCGGCTTCGCCCCGTTTCGCGGCGGCCCATTGCAATATGCCGACTCTGTGGGCATCCAGCATGTCTGCGAAACGCTCGACAAGTTTGCCGAGAAGATGGTACGGATGACTCCTTGTGCCAAATTGCGAGAGATGGCCAAAGGGAACGAGAAATTCAGCGACGCCAAGGTCGCCGCACCAGCGGCCTAA
- a CDS encoding thiolase family protein, producing the protein MATAVIVDGIRTPFVKAGGPLTDVDAPELGRMVVRELLDRNNFDPLAVDELIAGNVASPADSANVARVIALRCGMSQASIAHTVNRNCASGMESVTEAVAKIEAGEAGCIVALGVDSMSNIPVFWKKRFAEKLFSVVKGRSPLQKLGAITRFRPSDFQPQIGIEMGLKDPYSGLMMGDTAEKLAREYDISREEQDAFALRSHQRAVEAWKEDRLSNQTMTAYAGKKANPIEQDIGPRDNQSLTALSKLKPYFDRRWGTVTVGNSCQVTDGGVALLIMEEETAKIHGLQPLGRIRGSAYAGCDPARMGLGPVYASAKALKSSGMKLSEMELVEINEAFAAQVLACLKGFENPPQDCAAYEDRTLLGPLDQEKLNVNGGAIALGHPVGATGARLVLTALRELERRNQRVGLATLCVGGGQGAAVIVERIAA; encoded by the coding sequence ATGGCCACAGCCGTCATTGTCGATGGGATTCGCACGCCGTTTGTAAAAGCGGGAGGACCGCTGACCGATGTCGACGCGCCCGAATTGGGGCGGATGGTCGTCCGCGAATTGCTCGACCGCAATAACTTCGACCCGCTAGCCGTCGACGAACTGATCGCCGGCAACGTGGCGTCACCCGCGGATTCGGCCAACGTCGCACGTGTGATCGCGCTGCGGTGCGGCATGTCACAGGCCAGTATCGCGCACACCGTTAATCGGAATTGTGCCAGCGGCATGGAAAGCGTGACCGAAGCTGTTGCAAAAATCGAAGCGGGCGAAGCTGGCTGCATCGTTGCTCTGGGGGTCGATTCCATGAGCAACATCCCCGTCTTTTGGAAAAAACGATTTGCTGAGAAGCTATTCTCCGTCGTTAAAGGCCGCAGTCCACTACAGAAGTTGGGAGCCATCACCCGGTTTCGCCCCTCCGATTTTCAACCGCAGATCGGCATTGAAATGGGCCTTAAGGATCCGTACTCCGGTTTGATGATGGGAGACACGGCCGAGAAACTGGCCCGTGAATATGACATCAGCCGCGAAGAACAGGATGCCTTCGCCCTCCGCAGCCACCAACGCGCGGTCGAAGCCTGGAAAGAGGACCGGCTCAGCAATCAAACCATGACCGCCTATGCCGGCAAAAAAGCGAACCCGATCGAACAGGATATCGGACCACGCGATAACCAAAGCCTTACAGCACTTAGCAAGTTGAAACCTTATTTCGATCGCCGTTGGGGGACCGTCACCGTCGGCAATTCTTGCCAAGTCACCGATGGCGGGGTTGCTTTGTTGATCATGGAAGAAGAGACCGCCAAGATTCACGGACTGCAACCGCTGGGGAGAATCCGCGGCTCGGCCTACGCCGGTTGCGATCCCGCACGCATGGGACTCGGCCCGGTCTATGCCAGCGCCAAAGCGTTAAAATCCAGTGGCATGAAACTCAGCGAGATGGAATTGGTCGAAATCAACGAGGCCTTTGCCGCACAGGTGTTGGCCTGCCTGAAAGGTTTTGAAAATCCACCCCAGGATTGTGCCGCCTATGAGGATCGCACGTTGCTGGGGCCGCTGGATCAAGAGAAATTAAACGTCAACGGCGGCGCCATCGCCTTAGGACATCCAGTCGGGGCCACCGGGGCGCGATTGGTCTTAACAGCACTGCGAGAATTGGAACGGCGGAACCAGCGCGTCGGATTGGCAACATTATGCGTCGGCGGCGGACAAGGCGCAGCTGTGATCGTCGAACGCATCGCTGCTTGA
- a CDS encoding DUF1571 domain-containing protein — protein sequence MTLQHSSPIGRSQPRRLRIFMLLSTICIVGVVVNTHWGSQRPAADPHDFRKASRRASTVTPVASAFNNEILQVAATEPTEPTSATQPLDVDVQKDPQQLALQTALNLLENGRERLKSINHYTATFIKQERVGDELTEGDVTEIKVRHEPFSVYMKWVETDAGQEMLYADGVNDGNILLKQVGWKSRLLPVISLDPHCVLAMSQSRYPVTQMGLLRLVETLITDRQNDLEKNTDLKCQLFDDEVCHERPCYRFILEYGSPQVSATYRKSDLFIDKELSVPIQIANFTWPESDWGADWGCEEMDDETLIEYYGYCDLALGTPLSDLDFDRSNEEYGFQND from the coding sequence ATGACTCTACAGCATTCTTCGCCGATTGGACGGTCTCAACCCCGCCGGCTTCGTATCTTTATGTTGCTTTCGACAATCTGCATCGTCGGTGTGGTTGTCAATACACACTGGGGCAGCCAACGCCCTGCGGCCGATCCGCACGACTTCCGCAAGGCCAGTCGTCGCGCCTCGACGGTGACTCCCGTCGCCTCGGCTTTCAATAACGAGATTCTCCAGGTCGCAGCGACCGAACCAACCGAGCCGACATCGGCCACACAACCGTTGGACGTCGACGTCCAAAAAGACCCGCAACAACTCGCGCTGCAGACTGCGTTGAATTTGCTGGAAAATGGACGTGAACGGCTCAAAAGTATCAATCACTACACTGCGACGTTCATCAAACAAGAACGCGTGGGAGATGAATTGACCGAAGGCGATGTGACGGAAATCAAGGTCCGTCATGAACCGTTCAGTGTCTATATGAAATGGGTCGAAACAGATGCTGGGCAGGAAATGCTCTACGCCGACGGCGTCAATGACGGGAATATCTTGCTCAAGCAAGTCGGCTGGAAATCACGGCTGCTCCCGGTCATCAGCTTGGATCCGCATTGCGTGCTGGCCATGAGCCAGTCGCGTTACCCGGTGACTCAAATGGGCCTGTTGCGTTTGGTGGAGACCCTCATCACTGATCGTCAGAATGATTTGGAGAAGAACACCGACCTGAAGTGCCAGTTGTTCGACGACGAAGTCTGCCACGAACGTCCCTGCTACCGATTTATCCTGGAATATGGCAGCCCGCAGGTCTCGGCGACTTATCGAAAATCAGATTTGTTTATCGATAAAGAGCTCTCCGTTCCGATCCAAATCGCCAACTTTACTTGGCCCGAATCAGACTGGGGTGCGGATTGGGGCTGCGAGGAAATGGATGACGAAACATTGATCGAATACTATGGTTACTGCGACTTGGCACTCGGCACTCCACTGAGCGACCTTGATTTTGATCGCTCAAATGAAGAATATGGGTTCCAGAACGATTGA
- a CDS encoding SDR family oxidoreductase has product MRDLTAKRVLITGAGHGVGRELALQFALQGATIIVTDLDLVRVESTVEFLTNAGHKAVGFRMDVSDPASVKAVRNQVRESVGSIDILVNNAGVVFGGAFMDVPIEKHLATYRVNTMGPAIVTHAFLPDLVENDEGHCVNIASAAAMIALPNAATYASSKWAVLGFSESLREELRLNGHEHVGVTAVCPSYVGTGMFAGVCTPRFTPMLTPKKLANQIINSVRKNKEQLLTPWLVKLIPFGRGTMHRSLFRWLCNWLRVTTSMITWNSKPPQPKVEVPAARVPTLPPQKRTRKTAAMAVDESYP; this is encoded by the coding sequence ATGCGGGATCTGACGGCAAAACGAGTGTTGATCACCGGCGCCGGACACGGCGTAGGTCGTGAACTGGCGCTGCAATTCGCCTTGCAAGGGGCGACGATCATCGTCACCGATCTAGATTTAGTGCGTGTCGAGTCGACCGTTGAATTTTTAACCAACGCCGGCCATAAGGCAGTCGGTTTTCGCATGGATGTCTCCGACCCGGCTTCTGTGAAGGCGGTCCGCAATCAAGTGCGGGAAAGCGTCGGCAGCATCGACATTCTCGTTAATAATGCGGGCGTTGTCTTCGGCGGCGCTTTTATGGATGTCCCCATCGAAAAACATCTGGCGACCTATCGTGTGAATACCATGGGTCCGGCGATTGTGACACACGCCTTCTTGCCGGATCTTGTGGAAAACGACGAAGGGCACTGCGTGAACATCGCCAGCGCCGCAGCTATGATCGCCTTGCCCAATGCAGCAACATATGCGTCCAGTAAATGGGCCGTGCTCGGTTTTTCCGAGTCGTTACGCGAGGAATTGCGGCTCAATGGACATGAACACGTTGGAGTCACTGCCGTCTGCCCCAGTTATGTCGGAACGGGTATGTTTGCCGGCGTGTGCACGCCGCGGTTTACTCCGATGCTGACGCCCAAAAAACTGGCAAACCAAATCATCAATTCTGTTCGCAAGAATAAAGAGCAGCTCCTGACTCCGTGGCTAGTGAAGTTGATTCCATTTGGACGAGGGACGATGCATCGTTCACTCTTTCGGTGGTTATGCAACTGGCTGCGGGTTACGACCAGCATGATTACTTGGAACAGCAAACCCCCTCAGCCGAAGGTCGAAGTGCCGGCGGCTCGTGTACCTACGTTACCCCCCCAAAAGCGGACTCGGAAGACAGCTGCGATGGCGGTCGACGAGAGCTACCCCTAA
- a CDS encoding long-chain-fatty-acid--CoA ligase: MAVTSQRTKIEKRSRTAPWLDHYPEGVPASLEYPQIPAWGFLERTAADYGDRVACHYYNQRMTYAELFAAARQMAHVLVKSGIKPGDRVGVLLPNTPEMLVALNGIWMAGGVVVAVSPLMVAGEVTALLKTTQCKTVIGLDMLLPLLFDGEYQPESVLLTTIADRLPLLQKWGYKAARIVRLGIRSKARDKRCRDLAKELAQGNPIFQPIQQHSLDDPAFILPTGGTTAAPKAVVLSHRNLVANAWQLHHWGGATMAEETVLAVVPFFHSYGLTTCAMTGTAMAATLVLQHRFVPRRVLRAIETARPSVFHAVPAMLCQLNKLMRDGKGDYTSINYCMSGGAPLPTSVAEEFTEHTGAIVVEGYGLSEASPVTHAGPLDGSARAGTIGMPLPDTEVRIVDADTGFRPVAPGEVGEITVRAPQVMVGYWNNPEATSSAIRDGWLYTGDLAVCDDQGFFRIVDRKKDLIITSGFNVYPSDVERVIKQFSGIQDAAVVGVSDPDRGEVVKAILVLERGVQFDRKEFLNQCKIHLAKHKQPRMIEIAEGDLPRNFLGKVLRKDLRT, encoded by the coding sequence ATGGCCGTAACTTCCCAACGCACCAAAATCGAAAAACGATCACGGACTGCTCCGTGGTTGGATCATTATCCCGAGGGCGTTCCAGCCTCGTTGGAGTATCCGCAGATCCCTGCTTGGGGCTTTTTAGAGCGGACCGCTGCTGATTACGGCGATCGCGTCGCCTGCCACTACTACAACCAACGCATGACGTATGCGGAGCTCTTTGCCGCGGCGCGGCAGATGGCTCATGTGCTCGTCAAATCGGGGATCAAGCCGGGTGATCGCGTGGGCGTGTTGTTGCCCAACACCCCGGAAATGCTGGTCGCCTTAAACGGCATTTGGATGGCCGGCGGCGTTGTGGTCGCCGTTAGCCCTCTGATGGTTGCGGGCGAAGTCACTGCTTTGCTGAAGACGACACAGTGCAAAACCGTTATCGGTTTGGACATGTTGTTGCCATTATTGTTCGACGGCGAGTACCAGCCCGAATCCGTGTTGCTGACGACAATCGCCGATCGTTTGCCGTTGTTGCAAAAATGGGGATACAAGGCGGCTCGGATCGTACGCTTGGGGATCCGTAGCAAAGCGCGGGACAAGCGTTGCCGGGATTTGGCAAAAGAACTCGCACAGGGCAACCCGATCTTCCAGCCGATCCAACAGCATTCACTCGATGATCCCGCATTTATACTTCCCACCGGCGGGACCACAGCCGCTCCGAAGGCGGTCGTGCTCAGCCATCGCAATCTGGTCGCCAATGCTTGGCAATTGCACCACTGGGGCGGTGCGACAATGGCCGAAGAAACGGTCTTGGCGGTCGTACCATTCTTCCATAGCTACGGTTTAACAACCTGCGCCATGACCGGAACGGCGATGGCGGCCACTTTGGTTTTACAACATCGATTTGTCCCCCGACGGGTCTTACGGGCGATCGAAACCGCGCGGCCCTCGGTCTTCCACGCCGTGCCTGCCATGCTGTGTCAGTTGAACAAATTGATGCGCGATGGCAAGGGAGATTATACGTCGATCAACTATTGCATGTCGGGAGGGGCTCCGCTGCCAACCAGCGTGGCTGAGGAATTCACCGAGCATACCGGTGCGATTGTTGTGGAAGGTTACGGTCTGTCCGAGGCGAGTCCCGTAACACATGCCGGTCCGTTGGACGGGTCAGCTCGGGCCGGAACAATTGGTATGCCGTTGCCGGATACCGAAGTACGAATTGTCGACGCCGATACGGGATTTCGGCCGGTTGCCCCGGGCGAAGTGGGTGAGATCACGGTCCGCGCCCCGCAAGTCATGGTTGGTTATTGGAACAATCCCGAGGCAACCAGCAGCGCGATTCGCGACGGCTGGTTGTACACGGGTGACTTGGCAGTCTGCGACGACCAAGGCTTCTTTCGCATCGTGGACCGCAAAAAAGATTTAATCATTACATCCGGATTTAATGTTTATCCCTCGGATGTGGAACGAGTGATCAAACAGTTTTCAGGGATTCAAGACGCGGCGGTGGTCGGTGTTTCCGATCCCGACCGAGGTGAAGTCGTCAAAGCGATCTTGGTTTTAGAACGCGGCGTGCAGTTTGACCGCAAAGAATTCTTGAATCAATGCAAAATACACCTAGCGAAACACAAGCAGCCAAGGATGATCGAAATCGCCGAAGGAGATTTACCTCGCAATTTTTTAGGCAAGGTACTGCGTAAAGATTTGCGTACCTGA
- the polX gene encoding DNA polymerase/3'-5' exonuclease PolX, with protein sequence MQNSEIARAFDDLADLLEIDGANAFRLRAYRNASRMIADLPESMTAIVEDADRSPSELPGIGKDLAEKITTLVETGTLPQLDEMRDKIPPGVVEMLRLPGMGPKKAAILFHELSITTLEDLKQAAEQEQIRALKGFGKKTEESILEGLAHAQQSAGRVFLADAKIQADAIFESLSQLPSVQQIAAAGSLRRRRETVGDLDMLITADDSTEPMDALADHELVEKVLARGETKQRVRLRSGLEMDLRVVPAESYGAALQYFTGSKAHNIVVRRRAQERGLKINEYGVFRDEDAVAGQTEEEVYAAVDLPWIPPELREDRREFEWAENNALPTLIEIEDIRGDLHMHTTATDGTASIADMAAAAKKRKLKYIAITDHSKRVTMAQGLDAKRLRAHWKEIDKVNAETSGIEILKGIECDILEDATLDLPDDVLAEADWVIAVLHYGLKQPQDQIHKRLLTAIKNPHVSIIGHPTGRLIGKRPGAEMNMQEILKAAADHGVMMEINAHPSRLDLDDVAAAAAKDLGIPIVISTDAHATTGFDVLQYGIYQARRAGLEKKDVANTKTWGQFKKLLR encoded by the coding sequence ATGCAAAACTCTGAAATCGCTCGCGCGTTTGATGATCTGGCCGATCTGTTAGAAATCGACGGCGCCAATGCCTTTCGCTTGCGGGCTTATCGCAATGCATCGCGAATGATCGCCGACCTCCCGGAGTCCATGACGGCGATTGTCGAGGACGCAGACCGCTCCCCCAGTGAGCTGCCCGGGATCGGAAAGGATCTCGCGGAAAAAATCACGACGTTGGTCGAAACCGGCACCTTGCCTCAACTCGATGAGATGCGGGATAAGATTCCCCCGGGAGTCGTGGAAATGCTGCGGTTGCCCGGCATGGGTCCCAAGAAAGCAGCCATTTTGTTCCATGAACTCTCCATCACCACGCTGGAGGATTTGAAGCAAGCTGCTGAGCAAGAACAAATCCGCGCGCTGAAAGGGTTTGGCAAGAAGACCGAAGAATCGATCCTGGAAGGATTAGCACACGCACAACAATCCGCCGGACGAGTCTTTTTAGCCGATGCAAAAATCCAAGCCGACGCCATCTTCGAATCGCTATCGCAGTTACCCTCGGTTCAACAAATCGCCGCAGCCGGCAGTTTGCGGCGGAGACGAGAAACCGTCGGTGATTTAGACATGTTGATCACAGCCGACGACTCCACCGAACCGATGGATGCGTTGGCAGACCACGAGTTGGTGGAAAAAGTTTTAGCCCGCGGCGAAACCAAACAGCGCGTCCGACTGCGATCCGGTTTGGAAATGGACCTGCGGGTCGTGCCCGCAGAATCGTACGGCGCCGCTCTCCAATACTTCACCGGCTCCAAAGCGCATAACATCGTCGTCCGCCGCCGTGCCCAGGAGCGAGGGCTGAAGATCAATGAATACGGCGTGTTTCGCGACGAAGACGCTGTTGCGGGACAGACCGAAGAAGAGGTCTACGCCGCCGTCGACCTGCCGTGGATCCCGCCGGAACTGCGCGAGGACCGACGGGAATTCGAATGGGCAGAGAACAATGCACTGCCAACGCTGATCGAAATAGAAGACATTCGCGGTGATTTGCACATGCACACCACCGCCACCGACGGCACGGCGTCGATCGCCGACATGGCGGCGGCCGCAAAAAAGCGCAAGCTGAAATACATCGCCATTACCGATCACTCGAAGCGAGTCACCATGGCCCAAGGCTTGGACGCCAAGCGGTTGCGCGCGCATTGGAAAGAGATCGACAAGGTCAATGCTGAGACTTCTGGAATTGAAATTCTCAAAGGCATCGAATGTGATATCCTTGAGGATGCAACACTCGATTTGCCCGATGACGTGTTGGCCGAAGCGGATTGGGTGATCGCTGTGCTGCATTATGGTTTGAAACAGCCACAGGACCAAATTCACAAACGGCTGCTCACAGCGATCAAAAACCCGCATGTCTCTATCATTGGGCACCCGACCGGACGTCTGATCGGCAAGCGACCGGGAGCGGAGATGAACATGCAGGAGATCCTCAAAGCGGCCGCCGACCACGGTGTGATGATGGAGATCAATGCGCATCCCAGCCGATTGGATCTCGACGACGTCGCCGCCGCAGCGGCAAAGGACCTGGGCATTCCCATCGTAATCAGCACCGACGCCCACGCGACAACCGGCTTCGACGTGCTGCAGTACGGCATCTACCAAGCCCGTCGCGCGGGGCTGGAGAAGAAAGACGTGGCGAACACCAAGACGTGGGGCCAGTTTAAGAAGTTGTTGCGGTGA
- a CDS encoding endo-1,4-beta-xylanase yields MGVMRFVVPQCESLSDWPEVFRAYSSGLDRSVWPTRVEFDGQTIVCRRQNSESSRMHVAWPVQDFGRPMLATAMLPEREAPYVLAVELARGKIVQVRNLRAELTQADLTLPPEYHQRYAQAHREFGHAASCQDDVAKATESANRAIYHACHAAELLARAYSQQFLESRHQQYDQLPTSLGCRLDNQIPEPPEQELFCSAFNSAAVPIEWQLVEPIEGQADWTAFDAQVDWCMENRLVMRGGPLIDLSPRGLPKWLWEWEQDFWNLQSFVCDFVETAVSRYIGKIRIWELAACANSGGALVLNEEQRLTLVAKTLEVARHIDEEARFVIRIDQPWGEYQARGQHRLSPLHFADALVRAGLGLSALNLEIAIGYRPRGTPSRDLLDFSSMIDRWCALGIPLHITLAFPTSDQPDPLADSDLEVDRSAWKLPWSPTAQAQWFDMLLPLLIAKPAVAAVYWAQFSDATPHTFPHSGLIGPDGIAKPTLQHMIDYRRKHLK; encoded by the coding sequence ATGGGTGTCATGCGATTCGTTGTGCCTCAATGCGAATCGCTCAGCGATTGGCCCGAGGTATTTCGCGCCTATTCCAGTGGCCTGGATCGCAGCGTTTGGCCCACCCGCGTCGAATTCGACGGACAGACCATTGTATGTCGACGACAAAACTCCGAAAGCAGCCGGATGCACGTTGCTTGGCCGGTCCAGGACTTCGGCCGTCCCATGCTGGCGACCGCCATGCTTCCCGAACGCGAAGCCCCTTATGTCTTGGCCGTCGAATTGGCCCGCGGCAAAATCGTCCAGGTGCGCAACCTGCGTGCGGAACTGACTCAGGCCGATTTGACCTTGCCGCCTGAGTATCATCAGCGCTATGCGCAGGCCCACCGCGAATTTGGACACGCTGCCAGTTGCCAGGACGATGTCGCCAAGGCAACCGAATCTGCCAATCGAGCGATTTACCACGCCTGTCACGCCGCTGAATTGTTGGCCCGCGCCTACTCGCAACAGTTCTTGGAATCGCGACATCAACAATACGACCAACTGCCGACATCGCTGGGCTGTCGATTGGACAACCAAATCCCCGAACCGCCGGAGCAGGAGTTATTCTGTTCCGCTTTCAATTCGGCCGCCGTACCCATCGAATGGCAGTTGGTCGAGCCGATCGAAGGGCAGGCCGACTGGACCGCATTCGACGCTCAAGTCGACTGGTGTATGGAAAACCGATTGGTCATGCGGGGCGGACCGTTAATTGATCTCTCCCCGCGCGGATTACCAAAATGGCTGTGGGAATGGGAACAGGATTTTTGGAACCTGCAAAGTTTTGTCTGCGACTTTGTGGAAACTGCCGTTTCACGGTACATCGGTAAAATTCGCATTTGGGAATTGGCCGCCTGCGCCAACAGCGGCGGCGCGCTGGTGCTCAACGAAGAACAGCGCTTGACCCTCGTCGCCAAGACATTAGAAGTCGCGCGGCACATCGATGAAGAAGCGCGATTCGTGATTCGCATCGACCAGCCCTGGGGAGAATATCAGGCCCGCGGGCAACACCGGCTCTCCCCGTTACATTTTGCCGATGCCCTCGTGCGGGCCGGACTGGGACTGTCCGCACTCAATCTGGAAATCGCCATTGGTTATCGTCCCCGCGGGACGCCGTCGCGCGACCTGCTCGATTTCTCCTCGATGATCGACCGTTGGTGCGCATTGGGAATCCCCCTGCACATCACGTTGGCCTTTCCCACCAGCGACCAGCCTGATCCGCTGGCAGACAGTGATCTGGAGGTCGACCGCTCCGCTTGGAAACTACCGTGGAGTCCCACCGCCCAAGCTCAGTGGTTCGACATGCTATTGCCGCTGTTGATCGCTAAACCAGCCGTCGCTGCGGTCTATTGGGCGCAATTCTCCGACGCCACGCCGCACACCTTCCCGCATTCCGGGCTGATCGGCCCCGACGGGATCGCCAAGCCAACCTTGCAACACATGATCGACTATCGCCGCAAGCATTTGAAGTAA